In the genome of Pontibacter actiniarum, the window CACGGTGTTCATAGTTGTTAAACAGGTCAAAGCTCGCGCAGGCCGGTGATAGCAGCACCACGTCTCCGGGAGTTGCCAGGGAGCGGCTCAGGCGCACCGCATACTCTATGGACGTCGTCTCGGCGATGATCGGCACGATGCGGCCGAACGCCTCCTTAAGCTTCTCGTTATCCTTACCCAGGCACACCAGCACCTTCACCTTCTCACGGGCCAGCTCCTGCAGGGTGCTGTAGTCGTTGCCTTTGTCCACGCCGCCGGCGATCCAGACGATAGGCTGCTTAATGCCGTCCAGGGCGTACCACACCGCCTCCACGTTGGTTGCTTTGGAGTCGTTGATGTAGGTGACTTCTTTGGCCACCGCTATTTGCTGCAGCCTGTGCTCTGCGTTTTCGAAGGTCTCCAGCGCCTGCCCAATGGTATCGTCCGCCACGCCCAGCAGTTTCGCCACCCCAACGGCAGCCATGGTGTTGTACTGGTTATGCCGCCCGATCAGCCCTGAGGCAGACGTGTCCACGGTGCCTTCGTAAAACTTCTCAGTCACCTTTACTTCTTTGCCCTCCATGTAAACCCTGGCTCCCTCTGCCCCTTTTAGCGAGAAAGGCACGGTCGTACCGCCAAAGCTGGCTGAGTCAAACGCTTTCGCGATGTTTTCGTCATCCGCATTGAACAGGAAGAAGTTTGCGCCCGTCATGTTCTGCGCCACACGCAGCTTAGAGGCGGCATACTTTTCCATGCTGTAGTTGTAGCGGTCCAGGTGGTCGGGCGTAATGTTCAAAAGCACGGCAATATGCGCCTGGAACTGGTACATATTGTCGAGTTGAAAGCTGCTTAGCTCCACCACGTAGTAGTCGTACTTGTTGTCGATCACTTTCTCTGCCAGGCTCTCCCCAATGTTTCCCGCGAGGGCCACGTTCAGGCCTGCGCTTTTAAGCAGGTGGTAAGTGAGCAGGGTGGTGGTCGTTTTGCCGTTCGTGCCCGTAATGCAGATGAACTTAGCATTGGTGTAGCGGCCGGCAAACTCAATCTCAGAAATTACAGGTATCTCCTTTTTGGTTGCTTCTTGTATAACTGCAGCTTTATCAGGAATGCCAGGACTTTTAATGATTTCGTCAGCATCGAGTATGTTTACTAAAGTGTGTGTTCCTTCTTCAAACGGAATGGCAGCCGTGGCCAACTTGGCCTTGTACTGCTCCTTTATCTCTCCTTTATCAGAAACGAATACCTCCAGGCCCTTTGCCTTCGCAAGCAAAGCCGCCCCTACACCACTCTCTCCCGCTCCAAGTATTGCTAGTTTCATAGTTTCTCGTTCGTTTTCGTTTGTTGCGTCTATCTCAGTTTCAGGGTAGCCAGCGTCAGGATGGCGAGCATAATGCCCACGATCCAGAAGCGCCCCACTATCTTCGACTCATGGTAGCCGAGCTTCTGGTAATGGTGGTGCAACGGCGACATCTTAAAGATGCGGCGGCCTTCACCATACTTCTTTTTGGTATACTTAAAGTAGCTCACCTGCAGCATCACCGACAGGTTCTCCACCAGAAAGATCCCGCACAGGATCGGAATAAGCAGCTCCTTGCGCACGATCAGGGCCAGCACCGCAATGATACCGCCAATCGAAAGGCTGCCGGTGTCGCCCATGAACACTTGCGCCGGGTAGGTGTTGTACCACAAAAAGCCCACGCAGCCCCCCACAAAGGCCAGACAGAAAATAGCCAGCTCCCCGGAGTTCGGGATAAACATAATATCCAGGTAATCGGCGAAGATCGTGTTACCGGACACATAGGTGAAAATAGCCAGTGTGGTACCGATAATGGCAGACGTGCCTGCCGCCAGTCCGTCAATACCGTCGGTGATGTTGGCACCGTTGGACACGGCTGTGATCACCAGAATCACAAAAGGGATGTAGAGATAGCAGGACCAGCCCTCGAAAAGCGGACCAGCAAACGAAAAGAGGTTGCAGTAGTCCAACTCGTTGTTTTTGCGAAACGGGATGGTGGTGATCATGCTGTGCACATCCATGTA includes:
- the murD gene encoding UDP-N-acetylmuramoyl-L-alanine--D-glutamate ligase; this encodes MKLAILGAGESGVGAALLAKAKGLEVFVSDKGEIKEQYKAKLATAAIPFEEGTHTLVNILDADEIIKSPGIPDKAAVIQEATKKEIPVISEIEFAGRYTNAKFICITGTNGKTTTTLLTYHLLKSAGLNVALAGNIGESLAEKVIDNKYDYYVVELSSFQLDNMYQFQAHIAVLLNITPDHLDRYNYSMEKYAASKLRVAQNMTGANFFLFNADDENIAKAFDSASFGGTTVPFSLKGAEGARVYMEGKEVKVTEKFYEGTVDTSASGLIGRHNQYNTMAAVGVAKLLGVADDTIGQALETFENAEHRLQQIAVAKEVTYINDSKATNVEAVWYALDGIKQPIVWIAGGVDKGNDYSTLQELAREKVKVLVCLGKDNEKLKEAFGRIVPIIAETTSIEYAVRLSRSLATPGDVVLLSPACASFDLFNNYEHRGQRFKEAVEKIVLKKK
- the mraY gene encoding phospho-N-acetylmuramoyl-pentapeptide-transferase, which produces MLYHLFTYLDREFDLFGAGVFQYISFRAGMATLVSLLIAMIFGGKLIKILQRKQVGESIRDLGLEGQMEKKGTPTMGGLIILMAILVPVLLFARLDNVYVQLMLVSTVWLGLIGFLDDYIKVFRKNKEGLAGRFKILGQIGLGLIVGLTLYFNDDVVVRQYLFSDGSTSAVNASNRYMDVHSMITTIPFRKNNELDYCNLFSFAGPLFEGWSCYLYIPFVILVITAVSNGANITDGIDGLAAGTSAIIGTTLAIFTYVSGNTIFADYLDIMFIPNSGELAIFCLAFVGGCVGFLWYNTYPAQVFMGDTGSLSIGGIIAVLALIVRKELLIPILCGIFLVENLSVMLQVSYFKYTKKKYGEGRRIFKMSPLHHHYQKLGYHESKIVGRFWIVGIMLAILTLATLKLR